In Saccharicrinis carchari, the DNA window CCGTGATTTTTCATCACGGGAGGTTCCCAGGTTCAAGTCCTGGAAGAGGAGCCATAAAAAAGAGATTGGATTTTTGTCCGGTCTCTTTTTTTGTGGTAAAGATCAAAAAACAGCATGTTGTAACCCGAAGGTGGCAACTAAAATGTTAAAACTTTGTTAAAAATAAAAAAATAAATCCTATATTAGCGCCGGAAAAAAAATAAATCCTTTTCCCTTAAATCTGAAAAAAATCCTTCATAAGAAAGACCCGATAACCCTGGGTCTTTTTTGTGTTTATTACTATCGCTTTATTACCGAATGAACCATTTAAGTAGCCTACTGGTTTATCTGCCTAACTAATTATCCAGTTTTATGAAATCATTTTGGAACGAGCGCTATGCCTCAGAAGAGTATATATATGGCACACAGCCCAATCCTCAGGTTAAATCATTTATAGATAGTATCCCTGCCGGAAGAATTCTGTTTCCGGGCGAGGGTGAGGGTCGAAATGCAATTTATGCCGCTATGCGAAATTGGGATGTGGTGGCCTTGGATCAAAGCAGCGTAGCTAAAAATAAAGCAAAAAAATTGGCCGCTAAGTATGGCGTAAGCTTTGAATATCTTTTAGGAGATATAACTGAAACCAACCTTCAGCCCCAATCTTTTGATGCTGTTGCACTCTCATTTTTTCATCTTCCCCCCCAGCTTAGAAAAGAAATACATACTTTTTTGGCCTCACTTGTAAAAGCCGGAGGGAGGTTGTTTGTTGTAGGTTTTTCAAAAGAACAAATACACTACAACAGTGGCGGACCGGGTAATATCGACATGCTTTATTCAACAAGTATGTTGGCTAATGATTTTGTTGATTTTAAAATTATACGTAATGTTGAGTTTATTTCACAATTAAATGAAGGAGATGGACATTATGGACCGGCATCGTTAATTGAATTTGAAGCGATAAAAATATAGGGCTTGGCAGAAAATGAAATATTAGTAATTTTGAATTAAATTATAATAATGGAATATAAAGACGAGAGTTGGGAAGAAATGCTTTTAAAGGTAAGCAAAAAGTTTAAGGTGTTGGCCGATTTTGATTTTCTGCTTTTCCTGATTGGGATACAGGAGAGAGGTACAGGATATATAAAATACTCGAAAGAGGAAAAAATGGATCTGATAAATCTGGGGCGCTGTGTTTTATTTCGGCACAAAGGGTTTTATGCCTCAAATGGTACTGACGAGGAAGGGTGGCCTACTTTTACCGTGCTTAAGCAATTAGAAGAATTAGCCCCTTCGGAAAGGGAAAGAATACTTAAACAGGCGATGATCGAATATTTCGACGATAAATTATAAGTATCCTTTAAGTTTAGTGTCGTCTCGTTTCTTAATCTTGATATACATAATCTTGACTTTAGTTTATACTTATGAAAAAAACCACCTCGTTCATATGGGCTTTTCTTTTTATGGCCATTGTTGCCTGTTCGTCTAAGTCGGGCGAGCCCATTGTGCGTATAAAAACCAATTACGGAAACCTGAAGCTAAAGCTTTACAACGAAACCCCTGTACATCGTGATAATTTTTTAAAGCTGGCGAAAGAAGGTTATTTTAACGGAACGCTGTTTCACCGAGTCATCAAAAATTTTATGATTCAGGGAGGCGACCCGGATTCTAAAAATGCGCAAGGTGGTGTGGCACTCGGTCAAGGCGGACCCGGCTATACTTTACCTGCAGAAATAGATTACCCAAAGTTTTTTCATAAGAAAGGGGCGCTGGCTGCAGCCCGCGAAGGAGATAGGCAAAATCCGGAAAGACGATCTTCGGGCTCGCAGTTTTACATTGTGCAGGGCGAGATAAGTAACGATTCCAAGTTAACCAAACTTGAGAACAAATTTAGGGAGGATAAAAAACGAGAAATATTTAACCAAGTGCTTGCACAATACGAAGATTCATTAAATACGCTTCAACAATTAGGCGACCAGGATAGCATGATGGATATGCAAAAGTTTGTGATGGGCGAGGTGCAGAAACAATACGCCGCACAGCCCGAATTTACTATGCCCGAAAGGGTAAAAGAAATATATAAAACGCGCGGTGGCACGCCGCATTTGGATGGTGGTTATACCGTTTTTGGTGAGGTAATAGAGGATAAAACCTTATTTGAACAAATAGCTTCATTGTTTGGCCGCCGTTATGGCCTGGAGGTGATAGAGCGGATTGCACAGGAACAAACTGATGGCCGCAACAGACCGTTGAAAGATGTGGTGATATTGGATGTAAAGGTAATCAGGGAGTAAAGTAGATTAGAGAATGAAAAAGTGCTTTGTTACAGCGATATTTGTATTTTGGACTTGCCTTGGCTATGCACAAAGTAAAAACGTAATTTTATCTACCACCTTGGGCGATATTAAAATTATGCTTTACGATGATACGCCTAAGCATAGAGATAGCTTTTTAAAGTTGGCCAAGGAAGGTCATTACGATGGTACCTTATTTTATCGGGTGGTAAAAGACTTTGTGATTCAGGGTGGATCGTCCGATTCTAAAAATGCAGCCCCCGGTAAACACATCGGTTACGGCAGTTCAAAATTAACCATCGATTCGGAGTTTCGCGAAAATAGGTTTCATAAAAAAGGAGCCATTTGTGCTCCACGCCAGCCCGAGGATATCAATCATTTTTTAATGTCGGACATTAGCCAGTTCTATATTGTGCAAGGCAGGGTTTATACCAATAAAGAGCTGGATTTGCTGGAGAAGGCTACCAATAATCCTATTATGATTAAATTAAAAAAAGAGTTTTACCTGCCGCATAAAGAAAAACTTAAAAAGCTAAAAGCGGACGACCCACACGAGTTTAACCGGCTACTGCGTGAGATAAAGGAAAAGATTGCCTTTGAGTACGCCTTATCTAACAAGTTGGAGTTTAGCCCGGAGCAACGTGAGGTTTATACTTCAATTGGTGGACTGCCCGAGCTCGACGGCGAGTACACTGTTTTTGGCGAGGTGATAAGCGGATTTAATGTAATGGAACAAATAGCAGCTTTAAAAACCGATAAAAACAACCGTCCTTTAAAAGATGTTAAGCTGGTGCTTAGGTTGCTGTAGCTTTGCCATATGAATAAATTAGGAATAATATTGTTAGTGAGCCTTATATTGGTTGGATGTAAATCCGGCCAGGAAAGAAAGGGTAGTACCAAGCCGGAGAATATCCGACCCAAAGGATCGTATCAGCGCAATATCAAAGGCATTGTACGCATTCAAACCTACGATCACTACAACCGCACGCTAAAAAAGGGATATGGATTTTACATTACCGCTAACCTACTGGTTACCCATCTCGATTTAATAAAAGGTGCTTTTAAAGCCAAAGCGGCCATTATCGGATCCGATAATTATAACGATGTGGCAGGCTATACCGCGTACAGTATTGATCAAAACTTAGTGATATTAAAAACGTGGAAGAAAAATCTAAATTATCTGGATATTGATAAGGCTATTAGAAGTATCCCCGACACAGTGGCAGGACTCTACCGCAAGCAAAAAAAAATGTATGCTCCAAAGGCAGCGGTAAAAAGGCTGGAGCAGGACTCTATTACCCATTACCTCCTGAGTCGGGAAATTTATAACGGTTTGCCTGCTTTTAATTATCTGCACCATCTGGTTGGTCTGGTACAAAGCATGGATACCGACACAGGTCGTGTTTCCGTTTTGATTCCTTCAGCTAACATTGCCGCACTGGCAAAAAATCAATTGGAGCAGCCGGCATCTATCTACGAACTTCGTAATAAATCCAATAAAGTTTATCCATCCTACAAAAGTATTGAGGCATTTAGGATAGTGACCAGCATGGGCAACATCACCATAAAACTGGATAATCGAACCCCCGTTTTCCGTGATAACTTTATAAAATTGGTGAGCGATCAGTTTTACGATAGCCTGCTGGTGCACAGGGTTATACACAATTTTTTGATTCAAACCGGTGCGGCCGACAGTAAATATGCGGATAAAGATGACATAGTTGGCTGGCAGGGGCCCGGTTACGATTTAAAAACAAATGTGGTGCCCGGATTATATCATAAGCGAGGTGCTGTAGCCGCATCAAAAATGCCGGCAGAGCGCAACCCCAGGAACCGATCCGATGGTTCGCAGTTTTATATTGTTTCCGGAAGACTTTTCACCTTGGACGAATTAAAAGATCTTGAAAAAGATAAAGGAATAAAGTTTACCCAACAACAAATAAACACTTATACCACGCTTGGGGGTGCACCACATCTCGACGGAGATTATACCGTATTTGGAGAGGTGATCGGAGGAATGGATGTGGTAGATAAAATTGCCGCCGCTAAAACCTATGCTGTTGATAGGCCGGTTGATGATATCAGAATATTAAAAATTGAGATGTTAAGAAAATAGGTTTTTAAAATTTTGGGCGGTCAATAGGGTATGCTTAAAAACCCCAAAGGAGTTGGCTGTGCATAAGCCCTGTATTTATCCGGGGCTTATGTAAAGGTTATCTCGTAGGGATCAAAGATTCTTACTCTGCACGGAAAAACTTATTTCATAAGTTAAATCCTACCAATCTTTTGATCCTTTTGATTAAATTTGCAGATTCTGGATAACGATAAAAAAAAGCTGATTATGCTCGATAAAATAAAAGCACTGCGCGAAGAGATACAACAATTGACCGCCCAAACAGCGGATGAGGCCGAACATCTGCGGATAAAATACCTCAGTAAAAAAGGCATCATACCCCAATTGTTTAACGATTTTAAAACAGTGCCCAACGAGCAGAAACGGGAAGTGGGTCAATTAATTAACGTGCTTAAAACGGAAGCCCACGATTTTATTGGGGCATTAAAGGAGCAGTTCGCCCATACCGATGTACGAGGTGCAGGATCCGACCTAACCCTTCCCGGAACCCTCATGAAGCTGGGCAGTCGTCATCCTTTATCGCTAGTGCGTAACGAGATAGTGGATATTTTTGCACGCTTGGGTTTCAATATTGCCGAAGGCCCCGAAATAGAGGATGATTTTCATGTTTTTACGGCACTCAACTTTCCCGAGGAACACCCGGCACGTGATATGCAAGACACCTTTTTTATCGAAAAAGATCCTGATGTGCTGTTACGAACGCATACCTCGTCGGTTCAGGTGCGGGTGATGGAAAATACACAACCCCCCATCCGCTCTATTTTTCCGGGTCGTGTGTTCCGCAACGAGGCTATATCCGCGCGTGCTCATTGTATATTTCATCAGGTAGAAGGTTTGTATATCGATGAAAATGTATCTTTTGCTGACCTAAGGCAGACCTTGCTTTATTTTGCTAAAGAAATGTTTGGTGAAAAAACGCAGATACGATTACGACCATCTTATTTCCCTTTTACCGAGCCATCCGCCGAAATGGATATTTCGTGCAGCTTATGCGGGGGTAAGGGTTGTAACGTTTGTAAATACACGGGATGGGTCGAGATTTTGGGTTGCGGCATGGTAGATCCACATGTTTTGGACTACTCCAATATAGACAGTGAAAAATATACCGGCTTTGCATTTGGCATGGGCATTGAACGGATTACCATGCTTAAATATCAGATAAAGGACATTAGATTATTTTTTGAAAACGATGTGCGTTTTCTGGAACAGTTTAAAGCAAATATTTAATTTAAGACTACCGAGGGTTATACTGCAAGCGAAACCCTCGGCTTTGGAATTTAAGGTGCCAATCGTTCCCGTACCCAATCTTTCCCGCTTAATCTGTACCTGATTCTATCGTGCAAGCGGCTGGCTCGTCCTTGCCAAAACTCTATTTCGTTGGGCAACAATGCATATCCACCCCAATGTTTAGGTCGTTGGATAAGCCCTTTTTTGGCTTCCTCCAACAGTTCCTTTAATTCATCCCTACTTTCAATTACCTGGCTTTGTGGCGAAGCGATGGCCCCGATACGGCTATCCAGCGGACGCGAATCAAAATAGGCGTTGCTATCGGAGATGGATACTTTAGATACCGTGCCCGTTATACGTACCTGCCGCTCTAATAAAGGCCAAAAAAAATTGAGCGTAGCATGATGATTATGCGCCAAGTCCTTTCCTTTATGGCTGTCGTAATTGGTGTAAAACCAAAAGCCGGTGTTATCGTCCAGTTTTTTTAGTAGTACGATTCGTGCAGAGGGTATGGCATCGGGCGAAACTGTGCAGAGAGTCATGGCGGTTGGTTCGGGCTGTTCGCTTTCGATGGCCTCATTGAGCCATAGCCTAAACTGATGCACGGGATTCTCAACAACTGTGTCCTCGCTTAGTTCCTTTTGGGTAAAATCTTTTCTGATATTTGATAAGTCTTTATTCATTTTAAAAAATAGTGAGACAGTTTTATAATAGAGCTTTTAATACAGTGCCGGGTAGACGCAATCAAGCCTCCACATTTTATGATGTTTTGCTATAGCTATTTTTCAATAACGGTTTGCATACGTAATGAACATGGAATCCATCCAAAAGTTTAAAACGGAAAGCCTGCCGTAAAAAACCATCGGCCTTTGTGATGTAAGTTCGATCTGCCATATCCGAATTCGATAGGGCCTACAATAGAATTGTGCGTAAGCAACAGGTTACCTCCAAAAACCACTTGGTTGGCAGCAATTCCTCTTCCGGGAGCAAAACTCAGGTGTTCAAATTTAGTTTCGTAGTCCATGGCGCCACCCGAGAGATGAATAAATAGTTTGTTGAATACCTGATAACGTAAATGCAACTGTGCCATCACAAACTGTTGAGCACTTACTTCTTTGGGTATCATTCCTGGGAAAGGGATGTCTAATGTACGGGCTGTAGATTTTAAACCCCCAATGTTAAAATACTGGGCGTTGCCCAGGTTTTCCGTTGCACCACCAGCCGAAAGAAAGTAGGATAAACTAATTTTTGAATGAGCCGGTAGATAATGCTCCCACGTGAGTTTGGCTTTTAAATATTTTTCGCGTGGTATGTTTACAAGGTCGTTTAACAATACCAAGGCACTATCCGATCCGGTATAAATGGTGCCAAAGCCCAAGGGGTATGCCAGGTCAATGTCGAGCTCGCTACCGCTGTTAATAAAAAACGGTTTGTCGAAGGAATTTTTATTGTAATTAAAGTTAAGTCCCCACCAATGGTTGCCAATCCGGCTGACATCGTCGGTTAATAAATCCAATAGGCCACGGCCCGAATTACCTATCTGCCGTTTATAAAACACACCTCCTTGCACAATCTGTTTGGTATTGGGCGTGTAGAGTATACCTGCTTCCGAAATTAAGTTATTTTGATTAAAACCACCCAGGCTGCTGCCGTCGTTGCCAAAAAGAGGAATTGAATTAAATTCCCAGGTTGTTTTAAGGTAATTACCCACCAGCTGATTATTGCCCCGGTAATCGATAAACTCACCCTTAAAAATGGGGTACTCTGATAGGTTAAGACTCAGGGATAAGTTGGATCCTTTGATAATTGTATTTCGGAAGGCTACATTAAAAATGGCAGCTA includes these proteins:
- a CDS encoding class I SAM-dependent methyltransferase yields the protein MKSFWNERYASEEYIYGTQPNPQVKSFIDSIPAGRILFPGEGEGRNAIYAAMRNWDVVALDQSSVAKNKAKKLAAKYGVSFEYLLGDITETNLQPQSFDAVALSFFHLPPQLRKEIHTFLASLVKAGGRLFVVGFSKEQIHYNSGGPGNIDMLYSTSMLANDFVDFKIIRNVEFISQLNEGDGHYGPASLIEFEAIKI
- a CDS encoding peptidylprolyl isomerase; translation: MKKTTSFIWAFLFMAIVACSSKSGEPIVRIKTNYGNLKLKLYNETPVHRDNFLKLAKEGYFNGTLFHRVIKNFMIQGGDPDSKNAQGGVALGQGGPGYTLPAEIDYPKFFHKKGALAAAREGDRQNPERRSSGSQFYIVQGEISNDSKLTKLENKFREDKKREIFNQVLAQYEDSLNTLQQLGDQDSMMDMQKFVMGEVQKQYAAQPEFTMPERVKEIYKTRGGTPHLDGGYTVFGEVIEDKTLFEQIASLFGRRYGLEVIERIAQEQTDGRNRPLKDVVILDVKVIRE
- a CDS encoding peptidylprolyl isomerase — encoded protein: MKKCFVTAIFVFWTCLGYAQSKNVILSTTLGDIKIMLYDDTPKHRDSFLKLAKEGHYDGTLFYRVVKDFVIQGGSSDSKNAAPGKHIGYGSSKLTIDSEFRENRFHKKGAICAPRQPEDINHFLMSDISQFYIVQGRVYTNKELDLLEKATNNPIMIKLKKEFYLPHKEKLKKLKADDPHEFNRLLREIKEKIAFEYALSNKLEFSPEQREVYTSIGGLPELDGEYTVFGEVISGFNVMEQIAALKTDKNNRPLKDVKLVLRLL
- a CDS encoding peptidylprolyl isomerase codes for the protein MNKLGIILLVSLILVGCKSGQERKGSTKPENIRPKGSYQRNIKGIVRIQTYDHYNRTLKKGYGFYITANLLVTHLDLIKGAFKAKAAIIGSDNYNDVAGYTAYSIDQNLVILKTWKKNLNYLDIDKAIRSIPDTVAGLYRKQKKMYAPKAAVKRLEQDSITHYLLSREIYNGLPAFNYLHHLVGLVQSMDTDTGRVSVLIPSANIAALAKNQLEQPASIYELRNKSNKVYPSYKSIEAFRIVTSMGNITIKLDNRTPVFRDNFIKLVSDQFYDSLLVHRVIHNFLIQTGAADSKYADKDDIVGWQGPGYDLKTNVVPGLYHKRGAVAASKMPAERNPRNRSDGSQFYIVSGRLFTLDELKDLEKDKGIKFTQQQINTYTTLGGAPHLDGDYTVFGEVIGGMDVVDKIAAAKTYAVDRPVDDIRILKIEMLRK
- the pheS gene encoding phenylalanine--tRNA ligase subunit alpha, with amino-acid sequence MLDKIKALREEIQQLTAQTADEAEHLRIKYLSKKGIIPQLFNDFKTVPNEQKREVGQLINVLKTEAHDFIGALKEQFAHTDVRGAGSDLTLPGTLMKLGSRHPLSLVRNEIVDIFARLGFNIAEGPEIEDDFHVFTALNFPEEHPARDMQDTFFIEKDPDVLLRTHTSSVQVRVMENTQPPIRSIFPGRVFRNEAISARAHCIFHQVEGLYIDENVSFADLRQTLLYFAKEMFGEKTQIRLRPSYFPFTEPSAEMDISCSLCGGKGCNVCKYTGWVEILGCGMVDPHVLDYSNIDSEKYTGFAFGMGIERITMLKYQIKDIRLFFENDVRFLEQFKANI
- the pdxH gene encoding pyridoxamine 5'-phosphate oxidase, encoding MNKDLSNIRKDFTQKELSEDTVVENPVHQFRLWLNEAIESEQPEPTAMTLCTVSPDAIPSARIVLLKKLDDNTGFWFYTNYDSHKGKDLAHNHHATLNFFWPLLERQVRITGTVSKVSISDSNAYFDSRPLDSRIGAIASPQSQVIESRDELKELLEEAKKGLIQRPKHWGGYALLPNEIEFWQGRASRLHDRIRYRLSGKDWVRERLAP